A region from the Prionailurus viverrinus isolate Anna chromosome E2, UM_Priviv_1.0, whole genome shotgun sequence genome encodes:
- the LOC125153378 gene encoding leukocyte immunoglobulin-like receptor subfamily B member 3 isoform X4, with protein MTPILTALLLLGLSVEPRTQVQAGTLPTPSIWAEPGSVVPWGSAVNIWCQGTLEAQKLHVYKEEGSVYLDRQPTLEPGNKAKFSITYMTDRHAGRYHCSYRSPTGLSERSDPLELVVTGFHSKPTLSALPRPVMTSGGKVTLQCTSWTGFHRFVLMREGEPRPAWTLGSQRHTSGQFQALFPVGPVTPRLRWTFRCYGYYSNTPHMWSLSSDPLELLVSGMSRKPSLLTQQSPVVTPGQRLTLQCRSDVGYDRFALYKEAARDLPQHLSLQPQAGLLGADFPLGPVSGSHGGRYTCYGGHNLSSEWSAPSDPLDILVTGQLPSTPSLSVQPGPTVASGENVILLCQSWSFVDTFLLSKEGAADPPLRLRSKYRAGHYQAKFSMSPVTSAQGGTYRCYGSYSNFPYLLSHPSDPLELQVSGSSGESSPPATDPSSTAGPNRYLYVLIGAAGAFVLLLCLLVVLLVRRWRQGKGRKPGAADPEPQDRGLQDSSGPAAATQEETLSDAAVQDAQPEEGVELDQRQDSEDGDPQGTTYAQVSHSRSRLSRGPATSPSPLWGGLPDTEDKQAEQDRQMDSQAAASDAPPDVTYAQLNRLTLRRETSAPHSSQAGEPPAEPSVYAALAIR; from the exons ATGACCCCCATCCTCACGGCCCTGCTCCTCCTTG GTCTGAGTGTGGAACCCAGGACCCAAGTGCAGGCAG ggaccctccccacaccctccatCTGggctgagccaggctctgtggtcCCTTGGGGTAGCGCTGTGAACATCTGGTGTCAGGGGACCCTGGAGGCCCAGAAGCTCCATGTGTATAAAGAGGAAGGCTCAGTGTACCTGGACAGACAGCCCACACTAGAGCCTGGGAACAAGGCCAAGTTCTCCATCACATACATGACAGATAGACATGCAGGACGGTATCACTGTTCCTATCGAAGCCCCACTGGCTTGTCAGAGCGCAGTGACCCCCTGGAGCTGGTGGTGACAG GATTCCATAGCAAACCCACTCTCTCAGCCCTGCCCAGACCCGTCATGACCTCAGGAGGGAAGGTGACCCTCCAGTGCACCTCATGGACGGGATTCCATAGGTTCGTCCTGATGAGGGAAGGAGAACCCAGACCTGCCTGGACCCTCGGCTCCCAGCGACACACCAGTGGGCAGTTCCAGGCCCTGTTTCCTGTGGGCCCTGTGACCCCCAGGCTCAGGTGGACCTTCAGATGCTATGGCTATTACAGCAACACCCCCCACATGTGGTCACTCTCCAGTGACCCCCTGGAGCTCCTGGTCTCAG GTAtgtccaggaagccctccctccTGACCCAGCAGAGCCCCGTCGTGACCCCTGGACAGAGGCTGACCCTCCAGTGTCGCTCTGACGTCGGCTATGACAGATTTGCTCTGTACAAGGAGGCGGCACGTGACCTTCCCCAGCACCTTAGCCtgcagccccaggctgggctcttgGGGGCCGACTTCCCCCTGGGCCCAGTGAGCGGCTCCCACGGGGGCCGGTACACATGCTATGGTGGACACAACCTCTCCTCCGAGTGGTCGGCCCCCAGTGACCCCCTGGACATCCTGGTCACAG gACAGCTCCCCTCCACACCCTCCCTCTCAGTGCAGCCAGGACCCACGGTGGCCTCAGGAGAGAACGTGATCCTGCTGTGTCAGTCCTGGAGCTTTGTGGACACTTTCCTTCTGTCCAAGGAGGGGGCAGCCGACCCTCCCCTGCGTCTTAGATCAAAGTACCGAGCTGGGCATTACCAGGCCAAATTCTCCATGAGTCCTGTGACCTCAGCCCAGGGGGGGACCTACAGGTGCTACGGCTCATACAGCAACTTCCCCTACCTGTTGTCACACCCCAGTGACCCCCTGGAGCTCCAGGTCTCAG GATCCTCTGGAGAGTCCAGCCCCCCAGCCACAGATCCCAGCTCAACAGCTG GTCCCAACCGGTACCTGTACGTCCTCATCGGGGCCGCGGGGGCCTTCGTCCTGCTGCTCTGcctcctcgtcgtcctcctcGTCCGTCGCTGGCGTCAGGGCAAAGGCAGGAAGCCGG GGGCCGCAGACCCAGAGCCCCAGGACAGAGGCCTGCAGGACAG CTCCGGGCCAGCTGCCGCCACCCAGGAGGAGACCCTCT cagaTGCCGCCGTGCAAGACGCACAGCCCGAGGAGGGGGTGGAGCTGGACCAGCGG CAGGACTCGGAGGATGGAGACCCCCAAGGAACGACGTATGCCCAGGTGAGCCACTCAAGATCAAGACTCAGTCGGGGACCGGCCACTTCTCCTTCCCCCCTGTGGGGGGGATTGCCGGACACAGAAGACAAACAAGCAGAGCAAGACAGGCAGATGGACAGTCAG GCTGCCGCATCTGACGCCCCCCCAGATGTGACCTACGCCCAGCTGAACCGCTTGACGCTCAGACGGGAGACGAGTGCACCCCATTCCTCCCAAGCCGGGGAGCCTCCAGCAGAGCCCAGCGTGTATGCTGCTCTGGCCATCCGCTAG
- the LOC125153378 gene encoding leukocyte immunoglobulin-like receptor subfamily B member 3 isoform X5, producing MTPILTALLLLGLSVEPRTQVQAGTLPTPSIWAEPGSVVPWGSAVNIWCQGTLEAQKLHVYKEEGSVYLDRQPTLEPGNKAKFSITYMTDRHAGRYHCSYRSPTGLSERSDPLELVVTGFHSKPTLSALPRPVMTSGGKVTLQCTSWTGFHRFVLMREGEPRPAWTLGSQRHTSGQFQALFPVGPVTPRLRWTFRCYGYYSNTPHMWSLSSDPLELLVSGMSRKPSLLTQQSPVVTPGQRLTLQCRSDVGYDRFALYKEAARDLPQHLSLQPQAGLLGADFPLGPVSGSHGGRYTCYGGHNLSSEWSAPSDPLDILVTGQLPSTPSLSVQPGPTVASGENVILLCQSWSFVDTFLLSKEGAADPPLRLRSKYRAGHYQAKFSMSPVTSAQGGTYRCYGSYSNFPYLLSHPSDPLELQVSGSSGESSPPATDPSSTAGPNRYLYVLIGAAGAFVLLLCLLVVLLVRRWRQGKGRKPGAADPEPQDRGLQDSSGPAAATQEETLSDAAVQDAQPEEGVELDQRQDSEDGDPQGTTYAQAAASDAPPDVTYAQLNRLTLRRETSAPHSSQAGEPPAEPSVYAALAIR from the exons ATGACCCCCATCCTCACGGCCCTGCTCCTCCTTG GTCTGAGTGTGGAACCCAGGACCCAAGTGCAGGCAG ggaccctccccacaccctccatCTGggctgagccaggctctgtggtcCCTTGGGGTAGCGCTGTGAACATCTGGTGTCAGGGGACCCTGGAGGCCCAGAAGCTCCATGTGTATAAAGAGGAAGGCTCAGTGTACCTGGACAGACAGCCCACACTAGAGCCTGGGAACAAGGCCAAGTTCTCCATCACATACATGACAGATAGACATGCAGGACGGTATCACTGTTCCTATCGAAGCCCCACTGGCTTGTCAGAGCGCAGTGACCCCCTGGAGCTGGTGGTGACAG GATTCCATAGCAAACCCACTCTCTCAGCCCTGCCCAGACCCGTCATGACCTCAGGAGGGAAGGTGACCCTCCAGTGCACCTCATGGACGGGATTCCATAGGTTCGTCCTGATGAGGGAAGGAGAACCCAGACCTGCCTGGACCCTCGGCTCCCAGCGACACACCAGTGGGCAGTTCCAGGCCCTGTTTCCTGTGGGCCCTGTGACCCCCAGGCTCAGGTGGACCTTCAGATGCTATGGCTATTACAGCAACACCCCCCACATGTGGTCACTCTCCAGTGACCCCCTGGAGCTCCTGGTCTCAG GTAtgtccaggaagccctccctccTGACCCAGCAGAGCCCCGTCGTGACCCCTGGACAGAGGCTGACCCTCCAGTGTCGCTCTGACGTCGGCTATGACAGATTTGCTCTGTACAAGGAGGCGGCACGTGACCTTCCCCAGCACCTTAGCCtgcagccccaggctgggctcttgGGGGCCGACTTCCCCCTGGGCCCAGTGAGCGGCTCCCACGGGGGCCGGTACACATGCTATGGTGGACACAACCTCTCCTCCGAGTGGTCGGCCCCCAGTGACCCCCTGGACATCCTGGTCACAG gACAGCTCCCCTCCACACCCTCCCTCTCAGTGCAGCCAGGACCCACGGTGGCCTCAGGAGAGAACGTGATCCTGCTGTGTCAGTCCTGGAGCTTTGTGGACACTTTCCTTCTGTCCAAGGAGGGGGCAGCCGACCCTCCCCTGCGTCTTAGATCAAAGTACCGAGCTGGGCATTACCAGGCCAAATTCTCCATGAGTCCTGTGACCTCAGCCCAGGGGGGGACCTACAGGTGCTACGGCTCATACAGCAACTTCCCCTACCTGTTGTCACACCCCAGTGACCCCCTGGAGCTCCAGGTCTCAG GATCCTCTGGAGAGTCCAGCCCCCCAGCCACAGATCCCAGCTCAACAGCTG GTCCCAACCGGTACCTGTACGTCCTCATCGGGGCCGCGGGGGCCTTCGTCCTGCTGCTCTGcctcctcgtcgtcctcctcGTCCGTCGCTGGCGTCAGGGCAAAGGCAGGAAGCCGG GGGCCGCAGACCCAGAGCCCCAGGACAGAGGCCTGCAGGACAG CTCCGGGCCAGCTGCCGCCACCCAGGAGGAGACCCTCT cagaTGCCGCCGTGCAAGACGCACAGCCCGAGGAGGGGGTGGAGCTGGACCAGCGG CAGGACTCGGAGGATGGAGACCCCCAAGGAACGACGTATGCCCAG GCTGCCGCATCTGACGCCCCCCCAGATGTGACCTACGCCCAGCTGAACCGCTTGACGCTCAGACGGGAGACGAGTGCACCCCATTCCTCCCAAGCCGGGGAGCCTCCAGCAGAGCCCAGCGTGTATGCTGCTCTGGCCATCCGCTAG
- the LOC125153378 gene encoding leukocyte immunoglobulin-like receptor subfamily B member 3 isoform X8, with product MTPILTALLLLGLSVEPRTQVQAGTLPTPSIWAEPGSVVPWGSAVNIWCQGTLEAQKLHVYKEEGSVYLDRQPTLEPGNKAKFSITYMTDRHAGRYHCSYRSPTGLSERSDPLELVVTGFHSKPTLSALPRPVMTSGGKVTLQCTSWTGFHRFVLMREGEPRPAWTLGSQRHTSGQFQALFPVGPVTPRLRWTFRCYGYYSNTPHMWSLSSDPLELLVSGMSRKPSLLTQQSPVVTPGQRLTLQCRSDVGYDRFALYKEAARDLPQHLSLQPQAGLLGADFPLGPVSGSHGGRYTCYGGHNLSSEWSAPSDPLDILVTGQLPSTPSLSVQPGPTVASGENVILLCQSWSFVDTFLLSKEGAADPPLRLRSKYRAGHYQAKFSMSPVTSAQGGTYRCYGSYSNFPYLLSHPSDPLELQVSGSSGESSPPATDPSSTAGPNRYLYVLIGAAGAFVLLLCLLVVLLVRRWRQGKGRKPGAADPEPQDRGLQDSSGPAAATQEETLYAAVQDAQPEEGVELDQRDSEDGDPQGTTYAQAAASDAPPDVTYAQLNRLTLRRETSAPHSSQAGEPPAEPSVYAALAIR from the exons ATGACCCCCATCCTCACGGCCCTGCTCCTCCTTG GTCTGAGTGTGGAACCCAGGACCCAAGTGCAGGCAG ggaccctccccacaccctccatCTGggctgagccaggctctgtggtcCCTTGGGGTAGCGCTGTGAACATCTGGTGTCAGGGGACCCTGGAGGCCCAGAAGCTCCATGTGTATAAAGAGGAAGGCTCAGTGTACCTGGACAGACAGCCCACACTAGAGCCTGGGAACAAGGCCAAGTTCTCCATCACATACATGACAGATAGACATGCAGGACGGTATCACTGTTCCTATCGAAGCCCCACTGGCTTGTCAGAGCGCAGTGACCCCCTGGAGCTGGTGGTGACAG GATTCCATAGCAAACCCACTCTCTCAGCCCTGCCCAGACCCGTCATGACCTCAGGAGGGAAGGTGACCCTCCAGTGCACCTCATGGACGGGATTCCATAGGTTCGTCCTGATGAGGGAAGGAGAACCCAGACCTGCCTGGACCCTCGGCTCCCAGCGACACACCAGTGGGCAGTTCCAGGCCCTGTTTCCTGTGGGCCCTGTGACCCCCAGGCTCAGGTGGACCTTCAGATGCTATGGCTATTACAGCAACACCCCCCACATGTGGTCACTCTCCAGTGACCCCCTGGAGCTCCTGGTCTCAG GTAtgtccaggaagccctccctccTGACCCAGCAGAGCCCCGTCGTGACCCCTGGACAGAGGCTGACCCTCCAGTGTCGCTCTGACGTCGGCTATGACAGATTTGCTCTGTACAAGGAGGCGGCACGTGACCTTCCCCAGCACCTTAGCCtgcagccccaggctgggctcttgGGGGCCGACTTCCCCCTGGGCCCAGTGAGCGGCTCCCACGGGGGCCGGTACACATGCTATGGTGGACACAACCTCTCCTCCGAGTGGTCGGCCCCCAGTGACCCCCTGGACATCCTGGTCACAG gACAGCTCCCCTCCACACCCTCCCTCTCAGTGCAGCCAGGACCCACGGTGGCCTCAGGAGAGAACGTGATCCTGCTGTGTCAGTCCTGGAGCTTTGTGGACACTTTCCTTCTGTCCAAGGAGGGGGCAGCCGACCCTCCCCTGCGTCTTAGATCAAAGTACCGAGCTGGGCATTACCAGGCCAAATTCTCCATGAGTCCTGTGACCTCAGCCCAGGGGGGGACCTACAGGTGCTACGGCTCATACAGCAACTTCCCCTACCTGTTGTCACACCCCAGTGACCCCCTGGAGCTCCAGGTCTCAG GATCCTCTGGAGAGTCCAGCCCCCCAGCCACAGATCCCAGCTCAACAGCTG GTCCCAACCGGTACCTGTACGTCCTCATCGGGGCCGCGGGGGCCTTCGTCCTGCTGCTCTGcctcctcgtcgtcctcctcGTCCGTCGCTGGCGTCAGGGCAAAGGCAGGAAGCCGG GGGCCGCAGACCCAGAGCCCCAGGACAGAGGCCTGCAGGACAG CTCCGGGCCAGCTGCCGCCACCCAGGAGGAGACCCTCT aTGCCGCCGTGCAAGACGCACAGCCCGAGGAGGGGGTGGAGCTGGACCAGCGG GACTCGGAGGATGGAGACCCCCAAGGAACGACGTATGCCCAG GCTGCCGCATCTGACGCCCCCCCAGATGTGACCTACGCCCAGCTGAACCGCTTGACGCTCAGACGGGAGACGAGTGCACCCCATTCCTCCCAAGCCGGGGAGCCTCCAGCAGAGCCCAGCGTGTATGCTGCTCTGGCCATCCGCTAG
- the LOC125153378 gene encoding leukocyte immunoglobulin-like receptor subfamily B member 3 isoform X1 — MTPILTALLLLGLSVEPRTQVQAGTLPTPSIWAEPGSVVPWGSAVNIWCQGTLEAQKLHVYKEEGSVYLDRQPTLEPGNKAKFSITYMTDRHAGRYHCSYRSPTGLSERSDPLELVVTGFHSKPTLSALPRPVMTSGGKVTLQCTSWTGFHRFVLMREGEPRPAWTLGSQRHTSGQFQALFPVGPVTPRLRWTFRCYGYYSNTPHMWSLSSDPLELLVSGMSRKPSLLTQQSPVVTPGQRLTLQCRSDVGYDRFALYKEAARDLPQHLSLQPQAGLLGADFPLGPVSGSHGGRYTCYGGHNLSSEWSAPSDPLDILVTGQLPSTPSLSVQPGPTVASGENVILLCQSWSFVDTFLLSKEGAADPPLRLRSKYRAGHYQAKFSMSPVTSAQGGTYRCYGSYSNFPYLLSHPSDPLELQVSGSSGESSPPATDPSSTAGPNRYLYVLIGAAGAFVLLLCLLVVLLVRRWRQGKGRKPGAADPEPQDRGLQDSSGPAAATQEETLYAAVQDAQPEEGVELDQRQDSEDGDPQGTTYAQVSHSRSRLSRGPATSPSPLWGGLPDTEDKQAEQDRQMDSQAAASDAPPDVTYAQLNRLTLRRETSAPHSSQAGEPPAEPSVYAALAIR; from the exons ATGACCCCCATCCTCACGGCCCTGCTCCTCCTTG GTCTGAGTGTGGAACCCAGGACCCAAGTGCAGGCAG ggaccctccccacaccctccatCTGggctgagccaggctctgtggtcCCTTGGGGTAGCGCTGTGAACATCTGGTGTCAGGGGACCCTGGAGGCCCAGAAGCTCCATGTGTATAAAGAGGAAGGCTCAGTGTACCTGGACAGACAGCCCACACTAGAGCCTGGGAACAAGGCCAAGTTCTCCATCACATACATGACAGATAGACATGCAGGACGGTATCACTGTTCCTATCGAAGCCCCACTGGCTTGTCAGAGCGCAGTGACCCCCTGGAGCTGGTGGTGACAG GATTCCATAGCAAACCCACTCTCTCAGCCCTGCCCAGACCCGTCATGACCTCAGGAGGGAAGGTGACCCTCCAGTGCACCTCATGGACGGGATTCCATAGGTTCGTCCTGATGAGGGAAGGAGAACCCAGACCTGCCTGGACCCTCGGCTCCCAGCGACACACCAGTGGGCAGTTCCAGGCCCTGTTTCCTGTGGGCCCTGTGACCCCCAGGCTCAGGTGGACCTTCAGATGCTATGGCTATTACAGCAACACCCCCCACATGTGGTCACTCTCCAGTGACCCCCTGGAGCTCCTGGTCTCAG GTAtgtccaggaagccctccctccTGACCCAGCAGAGCCCCGTCGTGACCCCTGGACAGAGGCTGACCCTCCAGTGTCGCTCTGACGTCGGCTATGACAGATTTGCTCTGTACAAGGAGGCGGCACGTGACCTTCCCCAGCACCTTAGCCtgcagccccaggctgggctcttgGGGGCCGACTTCCCCCTGGGCCCAGTGAGCGGCTCCCACGGGGGCCGGTACACATGCTATGGTGGACACAACCTCTCCTCCGAGTGGTCGGCCCCCAGTGACCCCCTGGACATCCTGGTCACAG gACAGCTCCCCTCCACACCCTCCCTCTCAGTGCAGCCAGGACCCACGGTGGCCTCAGGAGAGAACGTGATCCTGCTGTGTCAGTCCTGGAGCTTTGTGGACACTTTCCTTCTGTCCAAGGAGGGGGCAGCCGACCCTCCCCTGCGTCTTAGATCAAAGTACCGAGCTGGGCATTACCAGGCCAAATTCTCCATGAGTCCTGTGACCTCAGCCCAGGGGGGGACCTACAGGTGCTACGGCTCATACAGCAACTTCCCCTACCTGTTGTCACACCCCAGTGACCCCCTGGAGCTCCAGGTCTCAG GATCCTCTGGAGAGTCCAGCCCCCCAGCCACAGATCCCAGCTCAACAGCTG GTCCCAACCGGTACCTGTACGTCCTCATCGGGGCCGCGGGGGCCTTCGTCCTGCTGCTCTGcctcctcgtcgtcctcctcGTCCGTCGCTGGCGTCAGGGCAAAGGCAGGAAGCCGG GGGCCGCAGACCCAGAGCCCCAGGACAGAGGCCTGCAGGACAG CTCCGGGCCAGCTGCCGCCACCCAGGAGGAGACCCTCT aTGCCGCCGTGCAAGACGCACAGCCCGAGGAGGGGGTGGAGCTGGACCAGCGG CAGGACTCGGAGGATGGAGACCCCCAAGGAACGACGTATGCCCAGGTGAGCCACTCAAGATCAAGACTCAGTCGGGGACCGGCCACTTCTCCTTCCCCCCTGTGGGGGGGATTGCCGGACACAGAAGACAAACAAGCAGAGCAAGACAGGCAGATGGACAGTCAG GCTGCCGCATCTGACGCCCCCCCAGATGTGACCTACGCCCAGCTGAACCGCTTGACGCTCAGACGGGAGACGAGTGCACCCCATTCCTCCCAAGCCGGGGAGCCTCCAGCAGAGCCCAGCGTGTATGCTGCTCTGGCCATCCGCTAG
- the LOC125153378 gene encoding leukocyte immunoglobulin-like receptor subfamily B member 3 isoform X6, producing the protein MTPILTALLLLGLSVEPRTQVQAGTLPTPSIWAEPGSVVPWGSAVNIWCQGTLEAQKLHVYKEEGSVYLDRQPTLEPGNKAKFSITYMTDRHAGRYHCSYRSPTGLSERSDPLELVVTGFHSKPTLSALPRPVMTSGGKVTLQCTSWTGFHRFVLMREGEPRPAWTLGSQRHTSGQFQALFPVGPVTPRLRWTFRCYGYYSNTPHMWSLSSDPLELLVSGMSRKPSLLTQQSPVVTPGQRLTLQCRSDVGYDRFALYKEAARDLPQHLSLQPQAGLLGADFPLGPVSGSHGGRYTCYGGHNLSSEWSAPSDPLDILVTGQLPSTPSLSVQPGPTVASGENVILLCQSWSFVDTFLLSKEGAADPPLRLRSKYRAGHYQAKFSMSPVTSAQGGTYRCYGSYSNFPYLLSHPSDPLELQVSGSSGESSPPATDPSSTAGPNRYLYVLIGAAGAFVLLLCLLVVLLVRRWRQGKGRKPGAADPEPQDRGLQDSSGPAAATQEETLYAAVQDAQPEEGVELDQRQDSEDGDPQGTTYAQAAASDAPPDVTYAQLNRLTLRRETSAPHSSQAGEPPAEPSVYAALAIR; encoded by the exons ATGACCCCCATCCTCACGGCCCTGCTCCTCCTTG GTCTGAGTGTGGAACCCAGGACCCAAGTGCAGGCAG ggaccctccccacaccctccatCTGggctgagccaggctctgtggtcCCTTGGGGTAGCGCTGTGAACATCTGGTGTCAGGGGACCCTGGAGGCCCAGAAGCTCCATGTGTATAAAGAGGAAGGCTCAGTGTACCTGGACAGACAGCCCACACTAGAGCCTGGGAACAAGGCCAAGTTCTCCATCACATACATGACAGATAGACATGCAGGACGGTATCACTGTTCCTATCGAAGCCCCACTGGCTTGTCAGAGCGCAGTGACCCCCTGGAGCTGGTGGTGACAG GATTCCATAGCAAACCCACTCTCTCAGCCCTGCCCAGACCCGTCATGACCTCAGGAGGGAAGGTGACCCTCCAGTGCACCTCATGGACGGGATTCCATAGGTTCGTCCTGATGAGGGAAGGAGAACCCAGACCTGCCTGGACCCTCGGCTCCCAGCGACACACCAGTGGGCAGTTCCAGGCCCTGTTTCCTGTGGGCCCTGTGACCCCCAGGCTCAGGTGGACCTTCAGATGCTATGGCTATTACAGCAACACCCCCCACATGTGGTCACTCTCCAGTGACCCCCTGGAGCTCCTGGTCTCAG GTAtgtccaggaagccctccctccTGACCCAGCAGAGCCCCGTCGTGACCCCTGGACAGAGGCTGACCCTCCAGTGTCGCTCTGACGTCGGCTATGACAGATTTGCTCTGTACAAGGAGGCGGCACGTGACCTTCCCCAGCACCTTAGCCtgcagccccaggctgggctcttgGGGGCCGACTTCCCCCTGGGCCCAGTGAGCGGCTCCCACGGGGGCCGGTACACATGCTATGGTGGACACAACCTCTCCTCCGAGTGGTCGGCCCCCAGTGACCCCCTGGACATCCTGGTCACAG gACAGCTCCCCTCCACACCCTCCCTCTCAGTGCAGCCAGGACCCACGGTGGCCTCAGGAGAGAACGTGATCCTGCTGTGTCAGTCCTGGAGCTTTGTGGACACTTTCCTTCTGTCCAAGGAGGGGGCAGCCGACCCTCCCCTGCGTCTTAGATCAAAGTACCGAGCTGGGCATTACCAGGCCAAATTCTCCATGAGTCCTGTGACCTCAGCCCAGGGGGGGACCTACAGGTGCTACGGCTCATACAGCAACTTCCCCTACCTGTTGTCACACCCCAGTGACCCCCTGGAGCTCCAGGTCTCAG GATCCTCTGGAGAGTCCAGCCCCCCAGCCACAGATCCCAGCTCAACAGCTG GTCCCAACCGGTACCTGTACGTCCTCATCGGGGCCGCGGGGGCCTTCGTCCTGCTGCTCTGcctcctcgtcgtcctcctcGTCCGTCGCTGGCGTCAGGGCAAAGGCAGGAAGCCGG GGGCCGCAGACCCAGAGCCCCAGGACAGAGGCCTGCAGGACAG CTCCGGGCCAGCTGCCGCCACCCAGGAGGAGACCCTCT aTGCCGCCGTGCAAGACGCACAGCCCGAGGAGGGGGTGGAGCTGGACCAGCGG CAGGACTCGGAGGATGGAGACCCCCAAGGAACGACGTATGCCCAG GCTGCCGCATCTGACGCCCCCCCAGATGTGACCTACGCCCAGCTGAACCGCTTGACGCTCAGACGGGAGACGAGTGCACCCCATTCCTCCCAAGCCGGGGAGCCTCCAGCAGAGCCCAGCGTGTATGCTGCTCTGGCCATCCGCTAG